From Thalassovita sp.:
GATGGCAGTTTTGGGCGACTGCACCGCAGATTTTGAAACTGCAGCATTGATAGCGTGATAGTCTCTGGTGATGACAGCTTCGGTCCCCAAATGTATGGCTCGAAAGAATTCCACCAAAGCAGACTTCCGACCGGCTTTGTAACGCGCAGGCCAAGCGCTTGCCGCATTGTGGCCTACGCATTCAGTGTTTAGAGTTTTGACCTTGCCAAAAAAGAAAGACAAGCGCGACATTGTAAAATGGACAATGCCCCCCACACACTCCAAAGTGGCCGCCACAAACTCTGCGAAGCCCAACTTGACCAAACAGTCAGAAAGTCCAGAAATCCCCAGTCGGACCGAACACTATGAAAACAGAAAGAAAACAGAAGCCGGTGTAGGCCTGGGGGTGCCCCCTAGCGTATTACGATATGACTGCCGGATCTCGTACCCCGAGACCATTAAACAGATGCGCATCATGGGACCCACCTCGGGACCCACTCTAGAACCTGATACAAACATTGGGTCCCAAAAAAGCCCTCAAACCGTTGAGGCTTAAGGGCTTTTTATGGCTCCGGCGGTAGGGATCGAACCTACGACCAATTGATTAACAGTCAACTGCTCTACCGCTGAGCTACGCCGGAACACTGTGTCGATGCTGTGAAGCATCTCGTGTGAGGGGGTGTATAGCTATAGGCATTTCGGGCCGCAAGAGGGTTTTGTCAGATTTTTTCAAAAAAAATCATCTGCCCGTTTTTCCCTTGGTTAACGCAGTGAAAAACGGGCTTTGAACGACAGTTCTCCCTCACAGGAAACCGTGTTTTTCCCATATAGATCAACCAGATGTGCAAAGACGTTTCGTTCTGCGGCGGGCAGCAATGCGGCGGGGGTATCGGTGTAGATTTCACGGGTGAGGCTGCTGACATCCGCGCCCTGCCCGTCAAGTGCCGCAAGGATCTGTGACTCGCGGCTGCGGCGGTGTGACAGCAACCAATCCAGCCGGGCATGTGGGGCCTCAATCGGGGCGCCGTGGCCGGCATGATAGACCTCCGCCGGGCGTTGACGCAGCTGTTCGCAGGAGCGCATGAAATCCGTCAGGTCACCATCGGGCGGCGACACCAGCGACGAGGCCCAGCCCATGACCAGATCGCCGGTCAGAATCGCCTCCCCAAAAACAAAGCTCAGGTGATTGCCGAAATGGCCCGGTGTCCAAAGCGCCTGGAGCTGCCAGCCATCGCCTGTAACAACCTCACCATCCGCCAGCGTCTGGTCCGGGCGGAAGGTGGCATCAACGCCCTCCCCGCCGCCGGCCATGCCATCTGCCGCCAGCTGGGTCATCACCGCGGAGCGTCCGGCAAGGTGATCGCCATAGGCCAGCACCGGCGCATCGGTGACATCGGACAGGCGGCGCGCCAGGGGAGAGTGATCAAGATGCGCATGGGTGACCAGAATGTGGGAAATGCGCTGCCCCGGCTCCAGCGCATCCAGGATGGCCTGCAGATGCGCCGCACTGTCAGGGCCGGGATCAACAACGGCGATGTCACGTTCGCCGATCAGATAGGTGTTGGTGCCGCGGTAGGTCATTGGCGAGGGATTGGGCGCCAGGATGCGGCGTAGCCCCTCCTGCATCCATTCCGCCTGCCCCACCGGGGCGTCAAATGTGTCGGGCGCCTGCATCTCTCTTCCTTCCCGGGGACCCCAAGGCTAGGGTGGCCCCATGA
This genomic window contains:
- a CDS encoding MBL fold metallo-hydrolase, whose translation is MQAPDTFDAPVGQAEWMQEGLRRILAPNPSPMTYRGTNTYLIGERDIAVVDPGPDSAAHLQAILDALEPGQRISHILVTHAHLDHSPLARRLSDVTDAPVLAYGDHLAGRSAVMTQLAADGMAGGGEGVDATFRPDQTLADGEVVTGDGWQLQALWTPGHFGNHLSFVFGEAILTGDLVMGWASSLVSPPDGDLTDFMRSCEQLRQRPAEVYHAGHGAPIEAPHARLDWLLSHRRSRESQILAALDGQGADVSSLTREIYTDTPAALLPAAERNVFAHLVDLYGKNTVSCEGELSFKARFSLR